In one Alnus glutinosa chromosome 12, dhAlnGlut1.1, whole genome shotgun sequence genomic region, the following are encoded:
- the LOC133852512 gene encoding secreted RxLR effector protein 78-like: MHSMQTRMWSKTGFMGFKLDMSKAYDRVEWIFLEAVMHRLGFEAQWVNLVMKCIRTVTYAVLVNGKLVGNIRPSSGIRQGDPISPYLFLLCVEALSALLNRAKRKGAITGVPTSFKGPQLNHLLFANDSMLFCKANSVEWRRLFRILEVYEAGSG, encoded by the coding sequence ATGCACTCTATGCAAACAAGGATGTGGAGCAAAACAGGATTCATGGGCTTCAAACTCGACATGAGCAAGGCTTATGATCGAGTTGAATGGATTTTTTTGGAGGCGGTTATGCACAGATTGGGATTTGAAGCTCAATGGGTAAACTTGGTGATGAAATGCATCCGGACAGTGACTTATGCTGTTTTAGTGAATGGAAAGCTTGTGGGGAATATCCGGCCGTCTAGTGGGATTAGACAGGGGGACCCCATTTCCCCCTACCTTTTCCTCCTATGTGTAGAAGCTCTCAGTGCTCTCCTTAATCGGGCGAAACGAAAGGGTGCTATCACTGGGGTTCCAACTTCATTTAAGGGCCCTCAGCTGAACCACCTTCTCTTTGCGAATGATAGTATGTTGTTTTGCAAAGCCAATTCGGTGGAGTGGAGGAGGCTATTTCGAATTTTGGAGGTTTATGAAGCAGGGTCGGGGTAG
- the LOC133852511 gene encoding uncharacterized protein LOC133852511, whose protein sequence is MALTNPSWTVLYDVVDVTVLPRCSSDHHPLLVDFSHTQDVKWEKSNMFKYEASWAKQMGRQEVIKKVWRVKQRNFDPWKNIQSKLVGCRRSLKQWVRKQGNPVEEQIKKLEADLNKIQGQEQLSSPGAEGPLKEELHSLLEQEKLRWKQRAKENWLRYGDRNSKFFHPSANQKHCRSRISVINDKDGRQCNTKDEIETAFISYFQELFTAGDNLAVTASIDALERKVTDAMN, encoded by the coding sequence ATGGCTCTGACGAATCCGAGCTGGACGGTTCTCTACGATGTGGTGGATGTCACTGTCCTACCTCGATGTAGTTCGGACCACCATCCTTTGTTGGTGGATTTTTCTCATACCCAAGATGTGAAATGGGAAAAGAGCAATATGTTTAAGTATGAAGCTAGCTGGGCAAAGCAGATGGGGCGTCAGGAAGTTATCAAAAAAGTCTGGAGGGTAAAACAGCGAAACTTTGATCCATGGAAGAATATCCAGAGCAAATTGGTTGGCTGTCGACGATCACTGAAGCAATGGGTGCGCAAGCAAGGTAATCCGGTGGAGGAACAGATTAAAAAACTAGAAGCGGATCTTAATAAAATTCAGGGGCAAGAGCAGTTGAGTAGTCCTGGGGCAGAAGGTCCGCTTAAGGAAGAACTGCACTCCCTGTTGGAACAGGAGAAGTTAAGATGGAAACAACGAGCTAAAGAAAATTGGCTAAGGTATGGGGACCGCAATTCCAAATTCTTCCATCCAAGTGCAAATCAAAAACATTGTCGAAGTAGAATTTCGGTGATCAATGACAAGGATGGCAGGCAGTGTAACACAAAGGATGAGATTGAAACAGCCTTTATATCCTACTTTCAAGAATTATTTACTGCTGGAGATAATTTGGCTGTAACAGCTAGCATCGATGCTCTAGAAAGAAAGGTTACGGATGCTATGAACTAG